Proteins co-encoded in one Arthrobacter globiformis genomic window:
- a CDS encoding carboxymuconolactone decarboxylase family protein, translated as MTSTTTAARTNIGSRHQELYGTLIRLAGMSDQAALAENLPPLLIELVKIRVSQINGCAYCLRMHTADAIGKGESPERLSVLPAWRETRYFNEQERSALALAEYVTMINVSHSNVGQYESAAEHLTPGQLSALTWVTMSINTFNRVAISSAYKVAPTNDPEQRISARS; from the coding sequence ATGACCAGCACAACAACGGCGGCGCGCACGAATATCGGCAGCAGGCACCAGGAGCTGTACGGAACACTCATCAGGCTGGCTGGGATGTCAGACCAGGCGGCACTGGCCGAGAACCTCCCTCCTCTCCTCATCGAACTGGTCAAGATACGGGTGTCCCAGATCAACGGGTGTGCCTACTGCCTTCGGATGCACACGGCTGACGCCATTGGCAAGGGAGAGAGCCCCGAACGGCTCAGTGTGTTGCCCGCCTGGAGGGAGACGAGGTACTTCAATGAGCAGGAGCGCTCGGCCCTGGCCTTGGCCGAGTACGTCACCATGATCAATGTCTCGCACTCCAACGTGGGCCAGTACGAGTCCGCCGCGGAGCACCTGACTCCGGGACAGCTGTCCGCCCTCACCTGGGTGACCATGTCGATCAACACTTTTAACCGCGTCGCCATCAGCAGCGCCTACAAGGTGGCCCCAACCAACGACCCTGAGCAGCGGATTTCTGCCCGTAGCTGA
- a CDS encoding DoxX family protein, whose product MTSFDLALLVLRLGIGITMAVHGYAKLFLGGRISGTSKWFRSLGMRPAAFHAWLAAGTEIAAGLALAAGLLTSLASAAFVALMLVAAWTVHRQKGFLITSGGWEYTFVLAVAAISIAITGPGHMSLDWLIFGSPLLEGLPGLFISVGVGGVAGVGLLAACYRPPKNIPA is encoded by the coding sequence ATGACCAGTTTCGACCTAGCTCTCCTGGTACTCAGGCTCGGCATCGGCATCACCATGGCGGTTCACGGATACGCCAAACTCTTCCTGGGCGGGAGGATATCCGGCACAAGCAAATGGTTCAGAAGCCTTGGCATGCGCCCAGCTGCCTTCCATGCGTGGTTGGCCGCAGGCACTGAAATTGCGGCAGGTCTTGCCCTTGCCGCCGGCCTCCTGACTTCTCTCGCCTCAGCTGCATTTGTGGCACTCATGCTGGTAGCAGCGTGGACCGTCCACCGCCAAAAGGGCTTCCTCATAACCTCCGGAGGGTGGGAGTACACCTTTGTCCTTGCAGTCGCGGCGATTTCCATAGCAATCACGGGGCCGGGACATATGAGTCTGGACTGGCTGATATTCGGTTCGCCCCTTCTCGAAGGACTGCCTGGGCTTTTCATCTCCGTAGGAGTTGGCGGTGTTGCCGGAGTCGGACTCCTTGCAGCCTGCTATCGGCCGCCGAAGAACATCCCCGCCTGA